The Terriglobia bacterium genomic interval CCGGCACGCCGAAGATCTGTTCAAGCGGATCACCGAGGCCTATGACATCCTCAGTAATCCTCTCAAGCGGGAGTTTTATGACGTCAACGGCTTTTACACCGATGGCGTTCTGGAAGCACACGACGCCAAGGCGGAATGGGGATTCAGTTTCCAGGGTTTCAATTTCAGCAAATCGAGCCATTCCGAATTCAGTGAAATCTTCGGCCAGGTGTTCGCCGGCCGGGCGGTTCGCCGCCAGGCCGAGCGCGGTCAGGATCTCGAGTACCAGGTGTCGATCAGCTTCGATGAATCGTTGCGCGCCCTGAATACCAGGATCGGCCTGTTGCGCAGCCACCCGTGCGATGCGTGCGAAGGCAGCGGCCAGGCCGCGGGTTCGCGCGATACGGCATGTTCAGGCTGCAGCGGCACCGGCAAGACAACCCGATCGAAGGGACATCTGCAATTCGCCATCACCTGCTCCGACTGCGGTGGCTCCGGCCGGTTCGTAAAGCCATGTATCCACTGCGGCGGAGAGGGGCGTCTATCAGGAAGCGAAAGCCTGGACGTTGCCTTACCTGCCGGGGTGAGCACGGGCACGCGGATCCGGGTTTCCGGCAAAGGCGATGCCGGAAAGTGCGGCGGTCCCGCGGGAGATTTATTTGTTGTGGTGAATGTTGCCGAGCATTCGTTTTTCAGGCGAATGGGCGACAACATCCATTGCTCCGTTCCGTTGACGGTCACGGAAGCGGCGCTCGGAACGAAGATCGAGGTCCCGACAGTCGATGGCCTGGCCTTCGTTCGAATACCTCCGGGCACGCAGACCGGCCAGACATTCCGAATGCGGGGCAAAGGGGCGCCCTCCCTTTTGAACCCGGGATT includes:
- the dnaJ gene encoding molecular chaperone DnaJ, whose amino-acid sequence is MTSKNDLYVILEVGRTASVNDIKRAFRKLARRYHPDINPGDRHAEDLFKRITEAYDILSNPLKREFYDVNGFYTDGVLEAHDAKAEWGFSFQGFNFSKSSHSEFSEIFGQVFAGRAVRRQAERGQDLEYQVSISFDESLRALNTRIGLLRSHPCDACEGSGQAAGSRDTACSGCSGTGKTTRSKGHLQFAITCSDCGGSGRFVKPCIHCGGEGRLSGSESLDVALPAGVSTGTRIRVSGKGDAGKCGGPAGDLFVVVNVAEHSFFRRMGDNIHCSVPLTVTEAALGTKIEVPTVDGLAFVRIPPGTQTGQTFRMRGKGAPSLLNPGLRGDQYVEVKVIVPRIADERSKEILRELAKLNPEDPRKDLK